ATCTGTCACCGggataatacattatatactcGACGTACCAGAGCTCACCGTAGAAGGTACAGATAAAGGTGTCATCGTAGGGAAGTCCGAGTGTTCATTAGCTCTTGGATGATGAGAGTCCGTTCTTGGTGCGTGTGGTGTACGAATGCATGGCAAGGAAGGTCTAAAATAATTTCCACCTCTGTCGTTCCTTCGATGTCTCACATGTAGGCCAGCTTTGCTACCATTCCCAAGTCCAAAGTGAAGAAGTTCCAAGTGTCTTCTCAAGTTCCTCGATTGACGTAACATCGCACCACATAGTGGACAAGATATCGGTTGATCCGACATGTTCCGTGTTTTGGATTGTCCATCTcctaaaattaatttcatgaGGAGTGTATCTTACATAGAAACATCGACATACGAATGATATTAcctatttcatatacatagGTGTATACATAtccaacgatatatatacatatatagaaagagagatataagaATGAAGCAGtgccacacacacacacacacaatttttttgctgttattaaaatattttgtattatgtaaattcatttatatatatatatatatatatatatatatatatatatatatggcctTTGActaaattctaaaataaatgtcATCGGTACAACTTAATAATACCAAAACGAATTGCCAGGATGCATTGTGCATTAATACATTTGCCCAACacagtattattaattacaaaatacataACGTAACAGGTTCTCCTTTCGTAATAtctatattgttattaaaaaatgatatcacaTATATGTTCTTTATTTACAAACGCAGGAAAAATTAACTATACGATGTGTTACcgcttataataatttatagagtatatgtatatgaaaatctCTATCTATATTAGGACCCTTCAATAGTCTCTGCATACAATTCCTGTAATTATAAAACGCTAAGGAATGTGCAAATTTTCTCAATGATGTTAAACATCTTACTTTATGATATGACTATTGATGGATCAAGATTCTTATTATACGATtgaattcttctctcttctgtatgattttaacattaaaatatttatttataaaacgaaagtattttgataaatgaattatGATACGAAACGAAtatgagaaaataattgaataactttatacaaaaaggaaatatacatatatgtatgtgtatatagatatatataaatatatatatatatatatatacatatatatatatatatgcgagtTTTGTGAAAATGATTTAGTATCATTAAGATGTTAAAAATTCGGAGCACATTTTACTATACATACCCCATCCCTTGCACTATGACTACGATTTTTATCGACTGCTACTCCCATTAACCCTAGGATACTGCTCTTACTTACTATCGTGGAAGATTCTATATGAGatgaaatgaattataaatatctcagGCCGCGCATAACATAATTTATGGTTATCCGAAGGAACATATAactgaaaagaagaaattaatacgagaaatatataaacataacaTAAACGTTATAATAATCTCTTGTCGTTGGATGATTGAAATGAAATcgcaatatataattaattatattattataaacttgtataaaatataaaacttatattGAATAAGTACGTAAACGAGCTGctaaataaatgagaaaatcaAGACTTCGTCGGCTTATTAGGTgggaaaaattaatcgaaacgcGTGATGTTCTTTTAAATGAAGCAGTTGAACTGATTCGAGCAATAACACCACTAGTGCTAAATCCTGTCTTTCAACTTTATCCGATATTTTCATCTGGCTATAGTCGGCGATGGTACGTTGCTGCGGGGAGATACAACGTTTGATTCGCGCGAGACGGGCGAAGGAAGTGGACTGGGTTTACAAATTATTCGTTCACTATTTCCACTGTCAGTTCCATGATTGGCTGATTGCTCACTGTATTCCGTTACCTCGACTTCTGGTTTAACTTCGATCATCAGTGGATCGGTCAATGGACTTTGTAATGGATGATTACTAAATCGACACTTGCAAGACGATAAAAGATGCCTGCGCAAATTTCTTGCTTGACGTAACGTAGCACCACAAAGTGGACAAATGCCTGGACAATCTGAAGCACCACGAACTTTTAAACTTCCTGACAGAGTACACGTAGGTGTCCCAGCTGCCGATCCCTGCGTGAGTGGGAGCGGTACTCCTGATGGGTAGCCCATGTTCATTGAACCAGGAAACTGAGGTATATGCAGTGGTGAATATGGTTGTATCGGCGTCAGTGTCTGTAAGTGTTGTTCACTATCTGACGTATGTTCCTGATGGGCTCCTGCTTGAGAATTTTCTGTAGTTACTGGTTTTGCCTCTTTGGAAGGAGGTGAATGGCTACCCTGATGATTCGTATATCCCAACTGATCGCTTGCTGCTAACAGACACAAACACAATGTTACCATGCAGGGCTGAACTGACCTTCGTATCTGAAATTTCTGTCTTAGATATTATAACATATGGCATTACCAATTAAAATTGCAGTTCAACCCAACCGATGGTTGTGCTTGTGtccgtattaataaaaaggataacCTAAAGAGATTTCATACATCTCACAGATAATGctagataaattaatatatcggACACAAAACACAAATTAATTGTTTTGCTGTTGCTATTGGAATATCTTCACTCGCATAATAAAAACGCGTATTGGCTAGgaaattttaatgtatttaatatgaGAATGTCTtgacttctctctttttaacttaATTTTCCGTATAACTAACtgtacaattttttatgatatcatatttcaattatttagtGCAACAAATAAAGCGATTGTACAGGCACAAGAAATTTTATCTCACCTGTGTCATCTCCATGATGAGCATCAATATCCTTTGGATCATAATCTGTTGTTCCATGATCatctgtatgtgtatttaaATGCCTGTTTTCACTGTCATTAGTCATGTTTCCACGTGCCCACTTTCCTGAAGACGAAGAtgactttcttctctttttcctcctctttaaAGGAAAGTAAGAACTAAGAGTTTCTCGAGATAAACCTTCATTTGCTGCAGGTATTGCAGATACAGGTACTTCTTCGCCGCtctaatacatataattaattccttttttaactCTAGTTTTATGAGATACAAAGTATTTAACATGTATCTATACAAGTACTTAAAACTACATGAATATGTAAGCACCTACTTCTGTTAATATTGTTGGTGGGGTTAAACCATGAATACACAAACAATGAGCAGCTTGAAGAAGAGATGGTAGTTGAGATGGTTCGACGCTGACTTCACCCCGATATACAAACTCCAATAATGATTCTAAATCATCTGCTCCAATACCTGCTAGCATAACTACTGGATGTTGACAAGGTGTACTCTGTATCGAAAACAATTCCCatgttacaaatataaaactgAAACGCTTGATTACATCCTAATATCgaatgttataatttataaaaaatatcgatgtaaCCTTCAGTAAATCCAGCAAAAAGGGACTTGCCGCCGAGAGCACGATCTTGTGTGCAGGAAAGCTACGCCCTCCTGCTGCTAATGTTACATCCACTAAATCTCCATGTCCTCTAAGTAACTGTACGGCAGAAGCCAAAGACGAGCTAAATTCTCCCCACGAGAGACTATACAACTGACTGCTGCTCCCCATTCTGTGATTCAAAATAAGAACATGTGAGCATGGCACATTATGATATTAACTCTTAAATACACTTAGGAGATTCTTTTATGTTAGTAAGTAGTCCACTATCTCCATATTGTTGTAAAATAGGGTTTATTAAGCTTATAACACTATACTTTCAAGATGATTATGCAAAGAGTCatgtaaatttacattttgtgACAGAGAAGAATGAACAACTTTGATAAATATCCGGAAAAATCATTCGCTAACGGTAGCGATGCTTGCCCGTTTCCCCCTTCCACATTTGCTTAATTAGTGCCCCCACCCCAACAAATTTGACCTCAGCGTCGTCTTTAAGCTAACCTAACAAATATCACAAGTTTTAACGAAAAACACCATGGAACTAACTAAAAActtctttttacaaatacaTTGTCGTCGTGGAACACTTACTGCTATGAATGTATGAAAATAGGTTGGTGAAAGTATAAAAACAGGGTCAACCGAGCGTGAGTTACAATAGATTAAAGTGATCACTAGTCCGACTTATTTCAAACACATCGACTCGAATCATGCACTCTACCGATATTAAAAACTTATGGTACAATATTACGCATTGTGAATGCATAggagttttaattaaatagataagCGTCTATGAGATTCCTCAAGTGAAATTCAAACGCTGGCAGAAATCATTTCGAACGTCACACTGCGTGATACTGTGCTGCCACCACCTAGCCGGCATGTTCTTTACAAAGTTTTACGGATGTGACGTATGAGTCGAGGAAGCGCCAAAATTCAAATGCTACAATAATtcgaatgataataaaatgatatatgaattgttacatttttttataaactaaataaaactatatctataaactaataaaaattatataaatctctATTTATtgatagataaaattaaaataatataaatatctatgaaaaaacatttttttaattatgacatatgtatattcattataaggtcataaaagaaaatatttacaagcTCGATATCATATATCTTTTGTTAGAGATTAAACgttataattactattatcttcgatatttataccataaggattaattaaaagagTTAAAATAATGGACACTCAGAAAAATATCATTGGAAACGATAGAGAAGCAGATGATTCAAAAAAAGCGATAGAATCAACAGTTATAAAGTTGTTACGTACACAAGGTAAagttaatgtatttttttacatttctttatggtcaataaaacattaaaatatatatttcagaatATACTTTGAATGCTGTTAATAATTATggtgaaaatttattacacatTAGTGCAGCATATGGGTGTTCTGATatcattaaagaaattttacagaaaaaagaacatcATCAagttattaatagaaaaaataaatttggtTGGACACCTTTGATGCAAGCTattcgaaatagaaatattgataCTGTTAAATTACTTTTACAACAAAAATCAAATGTAAATGATACAACTTATCTTGGTGAGTCACTACTAGCTTCTTTtcttagaatataaaaattaataatttattacaaatgatGTTACAAAGATAGTATAAATTAAGTATGATATCtgtaaatacaaatttcttatatatttaacagGAATGTCAGTAGTTGGTATAGCTTGTGCAATAAGTAAAGAAATGTTGCAaatgatatatgaaatttgTCCGTCTACATTAATAAATGCAGTGAATGATGACATTAGTCCACTATGTATAGCTGcattgaaaaatgataaagatttgtttttttctttgattgatATGGGTCTAGATGTTTCTAAAGCCagtaagatatatttattttttttatacaatctatattttatatactaattaacaaaatacaaaaagatattCAAACTATCTTATAGatgaatatacacacattatgATGAAACAGTCGACAGTACCAGAAATAGCAAAGTTGGCAAGATGCTATGGTGAAATCGAGGATTATTGGAATGATGAATCAAATGACAttccaataaaaaatgatgGTTCTATaagtgaatataaaaataaatcccaATATATTGTACAAATGCTAAaggattttaataataaagacgatattttaaacaacaacgacgacaacaaaaataataataataataataataatatccctttaataaatattggtACATATCATACTGATACAAGTAATCAATctaatttaatgaaaactCTGGAGagtaattacaaagaaaaacatttagaATGTCTTAGTATTAACTTGTTATCTGCAGCTACATCAGAACCAAGTCTAATATCACCTACTTTCATAGACATTTCTAACACAGAATTTCCTACTTctccaaatatatattttgtgaaaaattgtacaaatttAGCCAccattaaagaaaatgatgaaaaaaatccATTTATGACAGAAACTGAAgcagaatataataaattgctAGAATTCTCTACATCTACAAAAGATTCAAAACATTCACCTACTGTAATGCTTAAAAGGtacaataaatcaattatatttaaaatagtaatatttttttcaaggatgataataaataataattccttCAAAGATTACAGTCTATACGACCAGCAGACTTAGACCTCACATCTGTTCAAAATGATCATAATACTACCCTTGAATTTATACCGGAATTTAGTCCTACACGGTCACCAAATGTCCctgaatatattaatgatgAAAATGTATCTGGTGACAAAACACCTACACCTCCACGTTACAGAACTCCACCAAGAGGAATGGTTCTAAATTCACAACAAACTAAAatgattgtttttttaaaacgCTATGGTTTATGTCATCACATGTCTACATTCCTTAAAGAAGAAGTAAGTAATTTATAACTGTTGAAAATACTtaagtgataataaaaatattcttttttatatagatagacaTGGATCTTATTCTAATGCTTTCTGACAATGATTTACAAGAAAttggaataaaagaagaagctgAAAGGATATCTATATTAACAGCTATAAAAACATATCAAAGTATTGAAATGTaatatcatagaaatatttcgtaacacatttgtttttatgatattttatataaaattaattatctattattttttataaatctaaagtaaacaaaagctatcatttatatataagactTTTAACATGTATGAAATTGTATGCACTTAAAATgtgtttgttaattttttgcTATTCTAGTTgcaagtttttctcttttttatatgttttattacttttaatattaactgagctttcttttcttttaatttatgcGGAATTGAATGTTTCTGTAGCCAATCACTTAAAACAGAACATTTTACTTGATCTAATTGGTTAAGCTTTGCCAACATTTCTATATCTACATCTTGATTCTGTAAATAAggttattatacttatttgttgatattattaataaaaataaaacatacgatttgtatatatatactcgccatttttttatcattccttatattcaaaaatttttgttttactctTGAATTGATATGTGTATTTAGTTGCATTGAATGCATTGATTCTATATTAGTCTCAAAAGattgaaatgttttctttGTATCCTGTACACAATTTAAAGATGTTGCAAGTGTTCcatcataatttaataaattactgtttattttatctattctaaGATCATTAAGAAcagtttttctattattaactGCAATTGGTATACTTGTAgtatgaattttttcaatttcagaTAAATGTGTAGTTGGTTTTAAATTTTGACTCGTTGATTTATTAGTATCCGTTAATAACCAATGTTcgtattttgataaaaactcTGATTTTggtattttttcaatatttttcacatCTGAAAGAAATGTGCTCGACTTTTTATCTCCTGGTGACGACAGCTTATTCTGAAGACTTGATGTATACTATAAAAATTAGTCAAATTCTATATACTCTactacataaataaattaactgtaatattgaataaattaattattacatacttcatttaacgaaaaaaattgtatattttgtttttgatgCGACAATATTTGTAATCTTTTGCCACATATTTCAGGTATTGTTTTACGCATATCATCTATAAATTGAGAAATTATGTATTCGCTATCATTGCAAGGAAACAATTGTATTGGTTTAAGTGCTACACATGTGCttggatatataaaatgattaacaccaggagatgaaaatttaatattgtaata
The DNA window shown above is from Vespula pensylvanica isolate Volc-1 chromosome 18, ASM1446617v1, whole genome shotgun sequence and carries:
- the LOC122635636 gene encoding putative ankyrin repeat protein RBE_0319 encodes the protein MDTQKNIIGNDREADDSKKAIESTVIKLLRTQEYTLNAVNNYGENLLHISAAYGCSDIIKEILQKKEHHQVINRKNKFGWTPLMQAIRNRNIDTVKLLLQQKSNVNDTTYLGMSVVGIACAISKEMLQMIYEICPSTLINAVNDDISPLCIAALKNDKDLFFSLIDMGLDVSKASKIYLFFLYNLYFIY
- the LOC122635632 gene encoding uncharacterized protein LOC122635632, yielding MLFKTPQPVTVEGYIVCLNYTIECKLSPKWNKVGQYYIQGKHFYTSMQEMNALKLQISINDDMRKTIPEICGKRLQILSHQKQNIQFFSLNEYTSSLQNKLSSPGDKKSSTFLSDVKNIEKIPKSEFLSKYEHWLLTDTNKSTSQNLKPTTHLSEIEKIHTTSIPIAVNNRKTVLNDLRIDKINSNLLNYDGTLATSLNCVQDTKKTFQSFETNIESMHSMQLNTHINSRVKQKFLNIRNDKKMNQDVDIEMLAKLNQLDQVKCSVLSDWLQKHSIPHKLKEKKAQLILKVIKHIKKRKTCN
- the LOC122635630 gene encoding transcriptional regulator Kaiso-like isoform X4; amino-acid sequence: MDNKNKETIAYVTIPRKEELRCVNCEIDFIEVQNSLAKSNYHWQTLKCRMGSSSQLYSLSWGEFSSSLASAVQLLRGHGDLVDVTLAAGGRSFPAHKIVLSAASPFLLDLLKSTPCQHPVVMLAGIGADDLESLLEFVYRGEVSVEPSQLPSLLQAAHCLCIHGLTPPTILTESGEEVPVSAIPAANEGLSRETLSSYFPLKRRKKRRKSSSSSGKWARGNMTNDSENRHLNTHTDDHGTTDYDPKDIDAHHGDDTASDQLGYTNHQGSHSPPSKEAKPVTTENSQAGAHQEHTSDSEQHLQTLTPIQPYSPLHIPQFPGSMNMGYPSGVPLPLTQGSAAGTPTCTLSGSLKVRGASDCPGICPLCGATLRQARNLRRHLLSSCKCRFSNHPLQSPLTDPLMIEVKPEVEVTEYSEQSANHGTDSGNSERIICKPSPLPSPVSRESNVVSPRSNVPSPTIAR
- the LOC122635630 gene encoding protein abrupt-like isoform X1 → MGSSSQLYSLSWGEFSSSLASAVQLLRGHGDLVDVTLAAGGRSFPAHKIVLSAASPFLLDLLKSTPCQHPVVMLAGIGADDLESLLEFVYRGEVSVEPSQLPSLLQAAHCLCIHGLTPPTILTESGEEVPVSAIPAANEGLSRETLSSYFPLKRRKKRRKSSSSSGKWARGNMTNDSENRHLNTHTDDHGTTDYDPKDIDAHHGDDTAASDQLGYTNHQGSHSPPSKEAKPVTTENSQAGAHQEHTSDSEQHLQTLTPIQPYSPLHIPQFPGSMNMGYPSGVPLPLTQGSAAGTPTCTLSGSLKVRGASDCPGICPLCGATLRQARNLRRHLLSSCKCRFSNHPLQSPLTDPLMIEVKPEVEVTEYSEQSANHGTDSGNSERIICKPSPLPSPVSRESNVVSPRSNVPSPTIAR
- the LOC122635630 gene encoding zinc finger and BTB domain-containing protein 45-like isoform X3; this translates as MGSSSQLYSLSWGEFSSSLASAVQLLRGHGDLVDVTLAAGGRSFPAHKIVLSAASPFLLDLLKSTPCQHPVVMLAGIGADDLESLLEFVYRGEVSVEPSQLPSLLQAAHCLCIHGLTPPTILTESGEEVPVSAIPAANEGLSRETLSSYFPLKRRKKRRKSSSSSGKWARGNMTNDSENRHLNTHTDDHGTTDYDPKDIDAHHGDDTGDGQSKTRNMSDQPISCPLCGAMLRQSRNLRRHLELLHFGLGNGSKAGLHVRHRRNDRGGNYFRPSLPCIRTPHAPRTDSHHPRANEHSDFPTMTPLSVPSTVSSGNLMGPGSSVLGSAEQNAHSLSTVSATSCGVSMGPANNGIYTSDTSASMLGCLLPSLPSLPSLSSPHDVFRHGEMLRAYHDPSRQHARHLQRTDVT
- the LOC122635630 gene encoding protein abrupt-like isoform X2, with translation MGSSSQLYSLSWGEFSSSLASAVQLLRGHGDLVDVTLAAGGRSFPAHKIVLSAASPFLLDLLKSTPCQHPVVMLAGIGADDLESLLEFVYRGEVSVEPSQLPSLLQAAHCLCIHGLTPPTILTESGEEVPVSAIPAANEGLSRETLSSYFPLKRRKKRRKSSSSSGKWARGNMTNDSENRHLNTHTDDHGTTDYDPKDIDAHHGDDTASDQLGYTNHQGSHSPPSKEAKPVTTENSQAGAHQEHTSDSEQHLQTLTPIQPYSPLHIPQFPGSMNMGYPSGVPLPLTQGSAAGTPTCTLSGSLKVRGASDCPGICPLCGATLRQARNLRRHLLSSCKCRFSNHPLQSPLTDPLMIEVKPEVEVTEYSEQSANHGTDSGNSERIICKPSPLPSPVSRESNVVSPRSNVPSPTIAR